AGCGGCTGGACTTCAACCGTCGCGTCACCGACTGGGTCGAGCGGTACGCCGGTGACGCCGCCGGTCCGCGCCCCGCGCGCATCGACGCGGCGCACTGGCAGCGGCGGCTGGACGTGCTCGCCGCACGGCACCGGGTACCCGGAGCGAGCCTGGGCATCCTGCGGGTGCACGCCGGCGCCGAGGACGAACTCGCGCGGGCCGCGTCCGGTGTGCTCAACGTGGACACCGGCGTCGCGACGACCGTCGACTCGGTGTTCCAGATCGGCTCGATCTCCAAGGTGTGGACGGCCACCCTGGTCATGCAGCTTGTCGACGAAGGCCTGCTCGAGCTCGACGCCCCGGTCGTCGACGTCCTGCCCGAGCTGCAACTGGCCGACCCTGACGTGACCAAGCGGGTCACCATGCGGCACCTGCTCACGCACACCAGCGGTATCGACGGCGACGTGTTCACCGACACCGGGCGCGGCGACGACTGTTTGGAGAAGTACGTCGAGGGGCTCGCCGAGGTCGCGCAGAACCATCCGCTCGGCGCCACGTGGTCGTACTGCAACTCGGGCTTCTCGCTGATCGGGCGGGTGATCGAGAAGATCACCGGTGACACGTGGGACGAGGCCATGCAGAAGCGGGTCTTCGCGCCGCTCGGGCTGCAGCGCACCGGGACGCTGCCGGAGCACGCACTGCTGCACCGGGCCGCGGTGGGGCACGTCGCCGAGGGTGACGCCGAGCCGACCCGTGCCCCGGTGTGGGGACTGCCGCGCTCGCTCGGGCCGGCCGGGCTGATCAACGCGCAGACCGCCGACGTTCTCGCGTTCGCCCGGCTGCACCTGACCGGCGGGCTGGCCGCCGCCGGCACCCGGCTGCTCAGCGAGGCAGCCGCCGCCGAGATGACCACGCACCAGGCCGACCTGCCGGACAAGTACACCCTCGGCGACTCGTGGGGGCTGGGCTGGATCCGGTTCGGCTGGGGCGGGCACCGGCTGATCGGTCATGACGGCAACACCATCGGACAGTCCGCGTTCTTGCGGCTGCTGCCCGAGGCCGGCCTCGCGGTCACCCTGCTGAGCAACGGCGGGAACACCCGCGACCTGTACGAGGACCTCTACCGCGAGATCTTCGCCGAACTGGCCGGCGTGGCGATGCCGCGGCCGCTCGTACCGTCCGCCGGGGCGGTGCAGGTGGATGTGACGCCGCACGTCGGCAGGTACGAGCGGGCCGCCGCCGAGATCGAGGTGTTCGTCCGGGACGGCAAGGCGATGATGCGCCAGACCGTCGCCGGTCCGCTCGCCGCGCTCGTGCCCGAACCGTCCGAGGAGTTCGAACTCGTCGCTGCCGATGACTCCGGCGACCTGTTCGTCATCCGCGAGCCGTCGGCGCTCACCTGGATCCCGGTCACGTTCTACGCGCTGCCGGGCGGTGAGCGGTACGTGCACTGCGGGGTGCGTGCCACGCCGAAGGTCGCGTGAGCACCGGCGGGGGCGCTCTCGTCGACCGGATGAGGGCAGCCCTGCCGCTGCTGCTCGCCGACATCGAGGCGCTCGTGACGTGTGAGTCGCCGTCGGCCGATCTCGCCGCGGTCGCGGCGAGTGCGCAGCGGGTTGCCGAGCTCGGGACGCAGCGGCTCGGTGTCGCGCCGGAGCACATCGCGATCGACGGCCGCAGCCATCTGCGCTGGCGGTTCGGTGCGGCTTCCTCGCGGGTGCTGCTGGTCGCCCATCACGACACGGTGTGGCCGCTCGGCTCGCTCGGGCGGCACCCGTTCGACATCACCGACGGGATCATGCGCGGGCCGGGCTGCTTCGACATGAAGGCCGGGCTGGTGATGGCGCTGCACGCGGTCGCCGCCCTCGAGGACCGGTCCGGCGTGACCATCCTCGTCACCGGGGACGAGGAGCTCGGGTCACCGACCTCGCGCGAGCTGATCGAGTCCGAGGCGCGCGGGTGCGACGCCGCGCTCGTGCTCGAGGCCTCGGCCGACGGCGGTGCGCTGAAGACCGCGCGCAAGGGCGTCTCGTTGTACGAGGTGCAGCTGGTCGGCCGAGCGGCACACGCCGGCCTCGAACCGCAGCGCGGGATCAGCGCGAGCGTCGAGGCAGCGCACCAGATCCTTGCGGTGTGCGGGCTGGGCGATCCCGCGCTCGGC
This genomic stretch from Jatrophihabitans cynanchi harbors:
- a CDS encoding M20 family metallopeptidase — encoded protein: MRAALPLLLADIEALVTCESPSADLAAVAASAQRVAELGTQRLGVAPEHIAIDGRSHLRWRFGAASSRVLLVAHHDTVWPLGSLGRHPFDITDGIMRGPGCFDMKAGLVMALHAVAALEDRSGVTILVTGDEELGSPTSRELIESEARGCDAALVLEASADGGALKTARKGVSLYEVQLVGRAAHAGLEPQRGISASVEAAHQILAVCGLGDPALGSTVTPTLLSAGTTTNTVPAAGRFAVDVRVPNAAEQARVDRAMRSLRPVLNGAEVIVSGGPNRPPLEPGASRSLYLLACALSESLGLPAPQSASVGGASDGNFTAGVGTPTLDGLGAVGGGAHADHEHVLVDALPGRTALLVALIAELLGPSREARSGATNTAAASGSDRP